The genomic DNA GATTTTCAAGTTCGTGGAGCATCAAATACCAATCAACTGTCGGTAAATCAACCTGTGAGCGTCGCCCTAAATTACGTTGCCCTTGAAAGAGAGTTGTCATGACAACGGCCGCAATGGTCAAGGCTAGCACGGCTTCAATTAAAGTAAAACCGCGTCGCTTAATCATTAGCCAACTCCGGTATTACCGGTAACAGCAACTGTTGTTGGCGTGCTTCGTACTGCTCCCTAGCCGTCTGGATTGCTTGCAACGTCTGTCGCTCGCGAGACTGCATCATTAATTCCAAGCCTTCAAAACTAATCAACCCACCCATCAATAAACCAAGGGCAACAATTGTCTCAATCATCATAAAACCCATTCGCGTCTTTAACATGCGTGACTTTGTACGCCCCCCACCCCATCAAAGCATTGAGTTTAATCTGCCGTTTAGGTTGCAGCTGTGATTTAAAAATCACCACGGCCAATTCTGGATGCCCATTTCTCTGAATTTGAATATCTCGGCCACGTTCCGTTTTCAGCGTTACAGGTAACGGCAAATGCCACTGTTGAGCCGGTACCGGCCGCCCCCGTTTACCGGCCCAAGTCACGACTTCCGTCCCCCGAAAGCTAACGACTTGTGGTTGCCCCGTCACACTAGCCGTTAACGTTTGTTGCTGCCACATCGTTTGTAATTCCCGCCAAAAGGCCTGTTCAGCATTCTGCTGCCGTTGGCGGGTTGGAAAGCGGTGCACAGCGATGACCGCTAGACTAGCTACAATGGCTAATACCGTTACAATTTCAATTAGCGTGAAAGCGGGCCGTTTAACCACCAATTAACTTTGATTTGGGGCGTACCGGGCTAATTCCCTGAGTCGTGGCCTGTTTATGTTGGCCCGCATTGATATAGCCCTTATCCAACAGTTTGTCCAACATCTCAGGACCACCCGTGACCGCTTCACCCGTATCATTGGCATACATTTCCGCTTGATTTTGAACGACCTCGGTAAGGGCCTCTTTTTGCCGAGTAGTTGCCCGGTTACGTTGATCATTTAAATTCGGCACCACAATCAACATTAAAAGACTGATAATGGCCAGTACGATCACCATTTCAATCAGTGTAAAACCACGCCGTGACACCGTCGTTCTTTTCAATAATCGTTGCATTAATAATGTCATTTTAAAATTTCCCCCATTGATTGATACATCGGTAATAGCAGACTCATATAAGTACCAACAACGACCAAAGCAATAACACCGAACATGACGGGCTGAATCCAACTGATCAACCGATTCAATTGGCGAATCAATCGCTCATATTGCAAAGTTGCAAAGTACAACAGCTCTTGACTCAGTTGCTCCGTTGGACTCTCTTTGCCTACCAATAAAGCTAGTTCGTCCGGCAATAGTCGGTCATTTTGAATAATGGTCATTAATGAAGCGCCGCTCAGCAAAGCCCGCTCTACGACTTGACCTTGCTGATAAATCAATGCTTTCGGTTGAAATTGCTGACTGACCTCACAGATGCCCCGAATTCCCAAGCCGCCAGTTAGTAACATGCCAGCATTAAGGCTTAAGTAATAACCACAATAATTTTTAATCAGCGGCCCAACTAGTGGTAATCGCGCTAACCAGTGGTACCGACGACGAATCGGCAAGTGCTTAACCTTCAGCCCCAGTCCTAATAAGCTGATGCCTAAAATGACAATACTCACCCCACCGATCCATTGCCACGGTGGGATTGTGCCACTCACACTGCTGCCTGCATCTAAACTCGGTAAAATCGCTGACTTGACCAGCCCCAGTGTTCCCAATAACAGTACCAATAGTAGACACGGATACTGTAATAACCGCCGGATTTGCCGGGCTTGCTCAGCTCGGGCGCGCATTAACTGTCCCGCCTGAGTCAAGGTATGCCGTAATTCACCATGAGTTTCTGCAATTAAGAATTGATAATACAAATCAACTGCAATGTATGGTCGCAATGCCGTTGAAAGCTCATCCCCGGCTGCTAAGCGTACCAATACGGGCTGTAACGATTGAAAGGCCGGCCCTTCTACATCCACAGCGAATTGAAAAGCTTGTTGGAATGAAAAGCCATTGCCCAACAAATCTGCCAACGTTTCAAATAACGTTGCCTGTATTGCAATTGGAAGTCGTTTACGCTTCTTTAAGTTGATTGGCCGTTGCATGATCAAGACGGCCCGCTGCCAATTGTTCATCAATTAATTGTGCCCACCTTTCAGTCATCATCTGGGTTGTTTGCGGAATCTTATGGGGCATCACAACCGTATCAAAAATCGTGGCCACACTACCATCCGTCACCGGCACCAAGCGCTGATAGGACATTGCCGTTAAAGCTTGTTCTAGAACAGCTGGTGCCACACCTAGTTGCGCTAACCGTGGCATAATGCCATAAACACCACGCGCATGGATGGTACTTAATACCAAATGTCCACTTAACGCTGCCTGTACTGCAATTTTAGCCGTTTCCGCGTCACGAATCTCACCGATAATAAACACATCGGGATGGTGGCGTAATCCGACTTTCAATAAATCCGCATAGGCCATTTGTGCGGGTGAATTAACTTGTAATTGTAAAAACTGTGGTTCATAAATTTCAACCGGATCTTCAATCGTCATTACCAGCCGCTGTCCCCGGAGTTGTCGGACAAGGTCATACATGGTCGAGGTCTTACCAGCTCCCATGGGCCCTGAAAATAAAATTAAACCAGTTCGATGCATTAGCTGGCTCAATTGCTGGCGTTGACGCGGGATTAAATATTGCAATGCTTGGGATTCACCTTCATACAGTAATCGTACGACCAAGGACTCACGATCCAAAAAATCACCCACAGCTGAAATTCGCAAATTTAAGGTTTGCTTTTCCAGTATTAGCGTCATCGCACCTAACTGTGGTCGGCGATGATCACTGATGGCCATGTTACTCCGGTATTTAATGTGGTTCATCAATTGTTGGGCGCGTTCCGTCGTCATCTGCGCCAGGGCCCGTAAACTTCCCGTGGTTTGTATCAATATCTGGTAACCTTCTGCCGTGGGTAACCAGTATATATCACTGGCACGTTGACTCACGGCCGCCTGAATAATGTCGTTCAACTTAGCTTCAATCGCCATTAGTTATTGTCACGCTCCTTTCAATAACTAATTTCGCAACATTAGCTAATTTCCACGAAAATATATTTTTTTATTTAGTACCCCCTAAAAATCACCTTGGAAACGCTGAAGTGAGAGTGAGATAAAAGATGTTTCGCTTGCAAACAACCTTTTGGTGTCCATTTCGACAATGTTATATAAAAAAATTGCGTTCATTTCCTTAAGATTTTTTCTTAAGAAAATGAACACAATTAGTTTTGTGCTAGATACACTTCACACCATACTATTTTCAAGATGGCTTTTTACTAGATTACTTCACGGCGCTTACTCGCTCTAAACTACATTATCAGCATACGCTTGTCCGATTAGCAAACCGCCCTTTTTAATAACAAGCCGGCAGTCGCATCTTAACGCTGTTTAGACCCGATCAGCTCGTTCAATCTCATCCTTAGTTGGAATCGATGGTTGCGCACCTAATTTTTGAACAGCTAGGGAAGAAGCTCGGTTCGCAAACCGAACCGCAGCAGCCAAATTGCTAAAATCGGGCATTAAAACTGAACTTAGCGCCCCAATAAAAGTATCCCCAGCGGCAGTTGTATCAACGGCTTCAACTTTATAAGCGGGTACAAAACCATGTTCGGCACCACGCATCCAAAACGCACCCTTACTCCCAACAGTAATAATAACATTAGCAACACCGAGGGCTTGCAACTTTTGTGCCCCCTGAACCATCGATTGTTCATCAGTAATGTGCACGCCGGTCAACGTCTCAGTCTCAGTTTCATTAGGCACAATTAAGTCCGTCGTTGCTAGTAGTTCTACTGGTACCGTTGTTGTAGCGGGGGCCGGATTTAATATCGTCTTTTTGTTAGCAGCATGTGCCAATTCAAATCCCCGAATCGTCGCTGCAATGGGTGTTTCGAACTGTGCGATCAGAAAAGTACTAGCATCAATTGCCGGACGTGCTCGTTCTACATCTTCAGCCGTCACTTGTTGATTAGTCCCACCGTCAATTAGAATGCGGTTTTCACTGCTACTATCTAGTAAAATGAACGCTGAGCCAGTGCTAGCTACATTGCTATGTTGAACGTACTGATCATCGACACCACTATTCGTCAGCTGTTGCACCATAAACGCGCCTTCCTGATCAGTGCCGACCTTACCGATAAAAGTGGTCTGAGCACCTGCCCGGGCTGCCGCAATGGCTTGGTTAGCCCCTTTACCGCCACCAGCAATACTCTTTCCAGTTAGTGGCAAGGTCTCGCCGGGCTTGGGAAATCGTTTAAAACGTAAAATCGAATCAACATTCAAACTACCTAGTACGGTTACTTTATTCATGATTATTCGTCCCTTCAGTATTCAACTGTTCTAATTTTAGCAAACTGGCTGAGGACGCGCACTTGTTTTACTAATATTTTAACCACTAAAAAACGTGGCTCCTTGATTTATCATCAAAGAACCACGTCATTTCATCATTAATCTGGATAGTTAGCAGCTTCGTATACTTCTGATACGTCGTCGTTATCTTCCAATTCATCAATCATGTGTTGTAACTTTTCAACCTTATCAGCAGGAACATCCGTTAAGTTTTCAGGAATCATGGTTAATTCAGCTGTTTCCAACTTGTAACCATTAGCTTCGAGTGCGTCACGAACGGCCGCTAATTGTTTAGGATCAGTGTAAATTTCAAACGCTTCGTCGCTTGATTGTAAATCGTCGCCACCAGCATCTAAAACGTCCATCAACATCGTATCTTCGTCGGTATCTAAATCTTCACGACTAATCACAATGTAACCCTTACGATCAAACATGTAGCTAACGGCACCAGTTGCAGCTAAGGCACCACCATGATGTGTGAACGCTGAACGAACCGCCGCAGCGGTCCGGTTCTTGTTATCAGTTAATGCGTGAACCAGAACGGCGATACCACCAGGGCCGTAGCCTTCGTAAGTAACTTCTTCGTAGTTCTCCGCACCGGAGCCACTACCTTTATCAACCGCCCGTTTAATATTATCCTTAGGCATGTTGGCAGCTTTGGCCTTATCCATAACTAACCGCAATTGCGCGTTAGAATCTGGATCAGGACCCCCGGCTTTTACAGCCATATAAAGTTCACGGGAAATCTTTTGGAAAACTTTCCCACGTTTAGCATCTTGGGCGTTCTTACGTCCTTGAATGTTATGCCATTTTGAATGTCCTGACATGTGTGACTCCTTCTTTCGTTATTTATTTTCAGTTTTGTAGATAAACATACGTAGAGTATGATAGCAAAAAAAGCGAGCGATTTCAAGCACTAGAACCAACGATAGCCAAGTTCTGCTTTTTTGCTTCAGTTTACTGAACAGATTAGCAAGTAACCATGACTAGTTGCCTGTCAACTGTTGACGAACCAGCCCTCTACGGCCGTAAGTAGGCGTAGCCCTCAGCTTGTAAATCTGCAATTCGCACCACACCAGCGGGTACGATTGTTACGGTTGACGGGAGTTGCGCTTTACTTATCTGATGACTAGCCATGGCGTTATGGCAAGCATCGATTTCAACTTGTGGTAATGCTTGTCGTAACGCATCCCAGGCAGACGTTGTTAACGTTGTAATCGCTGGCCCATTAACCACAACCACTACCGTACTTGTCGGTCGCACCGCCACAAAGTTTTGAACATTACTAATCGCCATTGCAACCTTGGCGGGTTCATCGACATGTACTACTAAGTTAGTCATTTAACCGACCTCCTTCTAGCGACCGCACCTCAAGCGCACGTAAATAATGATAACTGCTCAACATATTAGCGCAGGTCGCATCCGTTTCGTCCGGCACCTCATAGATCATCGTAGCATGTGGATTAAGGACTGGCAGTACCCGTGGCCAATCGATTAACCCCTGGCCTAACGGTAAACTATCATGACGCTGGCCCATTGAATCCACCAGATGGTAATGCTGAATGAGTGGGGCCAACCGTTTCAAAGCCAACATGGTCAGTGCCATATCACCATGTAATGCGATAAAGACATGACTCAAATCGCAAACTAGCGGATAATGATGTTGGATAATCCGCTCATCTAGTTGCGGATCGCCATACATAAAACTAGCGGTTACCCCATTTTCAATCATCACGTGCCCGTTTGCCTGCCGAACCAACTCATCTAACCGTTCAAAAACAACGTCACGAGCAGCAGCCAATGAATCGTATGCTTTAATCAAAGGAGCACTGTCACTACCATAACCACCATGCACCAAAATTTTAACATCTAATTCAGTTGCTAGTTCGAGTAACTGAGCCGTACTCGTTTGTAGAAATTGATACGCCCCCGCTTCACGGTGTGGGTCGAGTAACTGATCAAGATGGACGCCTTGATAACTCATCGGGTGATGAATCACAATTTGTTCGGTGACATTAGTCTTTACAAATTGGACCGCCGCTTTGAGTGCTTGAAACGCTGCCGGTTCAAAATCTGCTGCACTGGTAAAAAACTCAAACACCTGCGGCCGATATTGTAATCGATTCATTAATTGGGCGGGGTCCTGGGCCGCTTTCAAGCCTAACTGAATTTTTCCGGGACGCTGCCGCATTACTAATTGTGTCATCCGTTTAACTCATCCTTTCAGTCATTCCAAGCCAAATAAAAAGGCTTGGAATATTTATTCCAAACCTAGTATAACGCTATCGTTCTTAGTTATGCCAACATCACTCGTTGACACACAGACCAGTTAGTCCGCCGATTTAGTTGAACCACGCCGCACAATGCCATATGGTAAGGTCACAGTTTTCTCATCAAGTTCCTTATCATTCATCAATTTCGTTAACATCCGCATGGCAACCGCACCGATATCATACAACGGTTGAGTAATCGACGTGATTGCTGGCCGCGTAATTTGGGTGATAATCGTATCATTACTTGTAATCACTTCTAGGTCGTCGGGAACATTGATCCCAGATTCCATGCTAGCATTAATAATACCAGCAGCCATCTCATCGTCACCAACAAAGACCGCTGTCGCACCACTATCAGCAATGACTGGTTGTAACTTCCGACCAGCATCATATGAATAGCCAGCTTCATACACCAGGGCATCGTCAAACGGAATCTTAGCTTTAGTTAAGGCCCGTTTGTATCCCGTTAGTCGGTACTCAGCATTGATCGACTGTGATAATGAACCTAAGGCCAATGCAATCTTCTTATGACCACGATCAATCAGACTAGTGACAGTCTCTTCGACGGCAGCCGCATAATCAATATTAACACTTGGGGTTTCGTTGTGTGGATCAACCGTTCCGGCTAATACGACTGGCGCCTTGGCACGTTTGAATTCTGCGCGCAGCTTGTCGTCGATATGGTTACCCATGAAAATCACCCCATCGACTTGCTTAGCCATCAAGGTATTCAACACATTGACCTCTTGTTCGCCGGCATCATCAGAATTGGTCAAGATAATGTTGTACTTGTACATCATCGCAATATCATCGATCCCACGTGCTAACGAAGCAAAGTAAATATTCGTTACATCAGGGATAATAACGCCAACCGTGGTTGAACGCTTACTTGCTAACCCTCGTGCAACCGCATTTGGCCGGTAGTCTAACCGTTCAATAACGGCCAACACCTTTTTCCGCGTTGCGGGTTTGACATTCGGATTACCATTGACGACCCGTGAAACTGTGGCCATTGAAACCGCCGCTTCACGTGCCACATCATAAATTGTTACTGTTTGTTTTTCCATATAAAAATAGCCCTTTCTTGCTTGGTATCATATGTTTTCATTCGTTTTCATGCAACATCAACCAATATAGCAAAATTACGCTTCCAATGCAACTTAAGATTGTTATTGAAATCGCTTTCATGAAAATAATACCGTACTTGTTTTCAAAATGCAAGATTTACCACACGAAGATTGTTATTTTAGGCTCATTATTCTCAGCTTTTTATCATCAACAGCGCTATACTAGTATTATTATCAATAATTTATCTTATCTAAGGAGTGTTTGAATTGGCAGATTATACGAAACTGCAACAAGTTCGTCAATGGACCCAGGATAACCACGTTGACGTCACCTACATTAGTAATTTTCACACAATTTCATATTTAACTGGATTTGAGAGCAATCCCTACGAGCGGACATTAGCTTTGTTTGTTTTCGCAGATGCGGAACCATTCCTCTTCGCCCCCGCCCTTGAAGTTGAAGCCATCAAGGATATGGGCTGGCCCTATAAAGTTTTTGGCTACTTAGACCATGAAGAACCATACGCCTTAATTGCCGATCACATTAATGCACAGTTAACTGATCCTAAAGTTTGGGCACTTGAAACGGGCAACTTGACGTTAGATCGCTTTAATGCACTCAAACGCCAATTTCCAGCCGCTCGCTTTGATAAGGACTTATCTCCTTACATCCAACAATTACGGCTCGTCAAAACGGCTGACGAACTTGACAAGTTAAATATTGCCGGTAAATGGGCCGACTTTGCCTTTGAACAAGGCTTTGCCGCCGTCACGGCTGGGCGAACTGAACAACAGATTGCCGCTGAGTTACAGTACGCCCTCATGAAAAAGGGCATCATGGAAATGAGTTTTGATACTTTAGTCCAAGCTGGCGAACACGCCGCTAATCCCCATGGCGCGACTAATGAAACTCAAGTCAAGCCGAATGAATTAGTCTTATTCGATCTTGGTGTCATGTACAAAGGTTATGCTTCTGATGCCTCCCGAACGATTGCTTACGGTCAACCGACTGCTAAGCAAAAAGAAATCTTTGACGTCTGTCTGGAAGCTAACCTAACCGCTCAGGCGGCCATCAAACCAGGCATGGCCGCCGAAGACGTCGACAAGATTGCTCGCGACATCATTACTAAGGCGGGCTATGGTGAATACTTCATTCATCGGTTGGGCCATGGGATTGGGCAAACCGATCATGAGTTTCCGTCAATCATGGCCGGCAACCATATGCCGTTAGTTGAAGGCATGTGCTTCTCCGTTGAACCCGGTATTTACATTCCAGGTGTCGCTGGCGTTCGAATCGAAGACTGTGGGGTCGTCACTAAAGAAGGCTTTAAGCCATTCACCCACACACCAAAAGAACTAAAAGTTTTAGATTTGTCATAAATTTGATAAAAACCGGTCGCTACGGAACTTTCCGTAACGGCCGGTTTTCAGCTTATCTTTAATTTACACTAACTAATTTGGTTATGATACCACTACTATATCTATTCAGGTAACGGATGTTGTTCTTCATAGTCCGCAACCTCTTGTAATAACGCGTCAGTCTGCTTCAATGGCAACACGTCACAATTCACAGCAGCTTCACTACCAGCTTGGCTCGCCTGGCGGTAAACGTCTATTTTGTGATTAACTTTTTGTAGATTTAATAATGATTGATGAATTTGAGCTTCAACTGCCTGCCGTTGCTCTTCAAACATCGCCAATCGCTGGTCGATCGTCTCGTCGCCAGCAGCACACCAACTGATGAATTGACGAATATCTTCCAAGGGCATCCCGGTCTGTTTAAGACACCGAATCAATGCCAACGAATCTAAATCATCATCGTTAAAGACTCGCCGCCCCTGCTTATCACGTTTAACAAACGGGGTTAAGCCAGCTTTATCATAGTAACGTAATGTATAGCTTGAAATACCGGTCTTCTTAGCGACCGCGCCGATTGAATACAACTTAATTCCTCCTCAAAACAGATGGGACACCGAGCCATTGCTCCGTGTCCCATCCAAGATCGTTACACCTTATTTGGTTGGTGTCGTATCATCAGTTGGTTGCGCATCATCAGCCGTTGTATCAACTGACGCTGGTGCATCCGTTGCTTTTTCGGCAGTTTCAGTCGCATCCGTTGCGGCTGACGTTGTCGCTTGGGCAGCATCCTGATAAGCCGCGCCCCCGTCAATGACAATGTCAGGATCATTGGCTTCGTCGTCTTCGACTTTAGTTAACTCCGATCGTAGGCTGTCCGTGGCCTGATCAAGGCTTGAACCAAAGCTTGCGCCAGTCTCTTGCTTGGCCGCTTGATATTGATCCGCAAAATCTGCAACTTTACGCTTAGCGTCTTCATATTGCTGACCCGCTTCAGCTTTGAAATCTTCAGACGCATCTGCTGCATAAAAGGCGTAATCAATCGCTCGATCTTTAAAATCTGCAATGCCCTGTTGTGCCTTCGCCTTTAACGTCGCCTTTTTGTCATCATCCATTTTCATAACGGCAGTTGCAATTGCAGCGCCGCCCAAAACAACACCTAATAAGAATCCTTTTTTCGACATAATTAAGACTCCTCACTATTATTTTTTGACCGTCGATTGCGGTAAACATCAAATGCGGCCTTACCAACTTTACTTGCGCTTGAGAATTTACTCCGCTTTTCATTAGTCTTGCCAATTTTGGCAGTCAATTCACGGGTGGCGGAGTTAAGATCAGAAACGCTTTGTCCCAAATCGCCCATGGCTTGAAATGCTGGATCAATGGTGGCCACTTTACCATTAACATCTTTCAATAGCTCGTTGGCATTGGCCATAATCTTTTCAGTCTCATGTGATAAGGCATCGACATCATCCGTAATGTTATTTAAACTTCGGTTGACTTCCCCCATCGTTTTAGTAATCCGCATTAAGAAAATCCCAATAAAACAAACTAGTAATAAGAATGCAATGGCGGCAATAATGCCCGCAATGTGTGTAATCATCCTAAAATTCCTCCTTCGACAGCCACTATATTAGAACTAGCATAGCATTGTCTTTAGTATACCGCAATTAAAAAAGTGCTTACAACCTTCGTCTACTCCCGATAGAATGGGAACCGCTTATTCACGACTTGGTTGACCGCGTCAAATCTGATAAACTAGTGAACAGACAACAATAACGAGGGTGAAGATATGTTTAATCCAATTAACTTAGCAGTGGTCGAAACACC from Lactiplantibacillus paraplantarum includes the following:
- a CDS encoding histidine kinase yields the protein MMIETIVALGLLMGGLISFEGLELMMQSRERQTLQAIQTAREQYEARQQQLLLPVIPELAND
- a CDS encoding type II secretion system protein, with product MVVKRPAFTLIEIVTVLAIVASLAVIAVHRFPTRQRQQNAEQAFWRELQTMWQQQTLTASVTGQPQVVSFRGTEVVTWAGKRGRPVPAQQWHLPLPVTLKTERGRDIQIQRNGHPELAVVIFKSQLQPKRQIKLNALMGWGAYKVTHVKDANGFYDD
- the comGC gene encoding competence type IV pilus major pilin ComGC; this encodes MTLLMQRLLKRTTVSRRGFTLIEMVIVLAIISLLMLIVVPNLNDQRNRATTRQKEALTEVVQNQAEMYANDTGEAVTGGPEMLDKLLDKGYINAGQHKQATTQGISPVRPKSKLIGG
- a CDS encoding type II secretion system F family protein codes for the protein MNNWQRAVLIMQRPINLKKRKRLPIAIQATLFETLADLLGNGFSFQQAFQFAVDVEGPAFQSLQPVLVRLAAGDELSTALRPYIAVDLYYQFLIAETHGELRHTLTQAGQLMRARAEQARQIRRLLQYPCLLLVLLLGTLGLVKSAILPSLDAGSSVSGTIPPWQWIGGVSIVILGISLLGLGLKVKHLPIRRRYHWLARLPLVGPLIKNYCGYYLSLNAGMLLTGGLGIRGICEVSQQFQPKALIYQQGQVVERALLSGASLMTIIQNDRLLPDELALLVGKESPTEQLSQELLYFATLQYERLIRQLNRLISWIQPVMFGVIALVVVGTYMSLLLPMYQSMGEILK
- the comGA gene encoding competence type IV pilus ATPase ComGA, with the translated sequence MAIEAKLNDIIQAAVSQRASDIYWLPTAEGYQILIQTTGSLRALAQMTTERAQQLMNHIKYRSNMAISDHRRPQLGAMTLILEKQTLNLRISAVGDFLDRESLVVRLLYEGESQALQYLIPRQRQQLSQLMHRTGLILFSGPMGAGKTSTMYDLVRQLRGQRLVMTIEDPVEIYEPQFLQLQVNSPAQMAYADLLKVGLRHHPDVFIIGEIRDAETAKIAVQAALSGHLVLSTIHARGVYGIMPRLAQLGVAPAVLEQALTAMSYQRLVPVTDGSVATIFDTVVMPHKIPQTTQMMTERWAQLIDEQLAAGRLDHATANQLKEA
- the rbsK gene encoding ribokinase, giving the protein MNKVTVLGSLNVDSILRFKRFPKPGETLPLTGKSIAGGGKGANQAIAAARAGAQTTFIGKVGTDQEGAFMVQQLTNSGVDDQYVQHSNVASTGSAFILLDSSSENRILIDGGTNQQVTAEDVERARPAIDASTFLIAQFETPIAATIRGFELAHAANKKTILNPAPATTTVPVELLATTDLIVPNETETETLTGVHITDEQSMVQGAQKLQALGVANVIITVGSKGAFWMRGAEHGFVPAYKVEAVDTTAAGDTFIGALSSVLMPDFSNLAAAVRFANRASSLAVQKLGAQPSIPTKDEIERADRV
- a CDS encoding YebC/PmpR family DNA-binding transcriptional regulator → MSGHSKWHNIQGRKNAQDAKRGKVFQKISRELYMAVKAGGPDPDSNAQLRLVMDKAKAANMPKDNIKRAVDKGSGSGAENYEEVTYEGYGPGGIAVLVHALTDNKNRTAAAVRSAFTHHGGALAATGAVSYMFDRKGYIVISREDLDTDEDTMLMDVLDAGGDDLQSSDEAFEIYTDPKQLAAVRDALEANGYKLETAELTMIPENLTDVPADKVEKLQHMIDELEDNDDVSEVYEAANYPD
- a CDS encoding DsrE family protein; the encoded protein is MTNLVVHVDEPAKVAMAISNVQNFVAVRPTSTVVVVVNGPAITTLTTSAWDALRQALPQVEIDACHNAMASHQISKAQLPSTVTIVPAGVVRIADLQAEGYAYLRP
- a CDS encoding TIM barrel protein, producing the protein MTQLVMRQRPGKIQLGLKAAQDPAQLMNRLQYRPQVFEFFTSAADFEPAAFQALKAAVQFVKTNVTEQIVIHHPMSYQGVHLDQLLDPHREAGAYQFLQTSTAQLLELATELDVKILVHGGYGSDSAPLIKAYDSLAAARDVVFERLDELVRQANGHVMIENGVTASFMYGDPQLDERIIQHHYPLVCDLSHVFIALHGDMALTMLALKRLAPLIQHYHLVDSMGQRHDSLPLGQGLIDWPRVLPVLNPHATMIYEVPDETDATCANMLSSYHYLRALEVRSLEGGRLND
- the ccpA gene encoding catabolite control protein A; translation: MEKQTVTIYDVAREAAVSMATVSRVVNGNPNVKPATRKKVLAVIERLDYRPNAVARGLASKRSTTVGVIIPDVTNIYFASLARGIDDIAMMYKYNIILTNSDDAGEQEVNVLNTLMAKQVDGVIFMGNHIDDKLRAEFKRAKAPVVLAGTVDPHNETPSVNIDYAAAVEETVTSLIDRGHKKIALALGSLSQSINAEYRLTGYKRALTKAKIPFDDALVYEAGYSYDAGRKLQPVIADSGATAVFVGDDEMAAGIINASMESGINVPDDLEVITSNDTIITQITRPAITSITQPLYDIGAVAMRMLTKLMNDKELDEKTVTLPYGIVRRGSTKSAD
- a CDS encoding M24 family metallopeptidase encodes the protein MADYTKLQQVRQWTQDNHVDVTYISNFHTISYLTGFESNPYERTLALFVFADAEPFLFAPALEVEAIKDMGWPYKVFGYLDHEEPYALIADHINAQLTDPKVWALETGNLTLDRFNALKRQFPAARFDKDLSPYIQQLRLVKTADELDKLNIAGKWADFAFEQGFAAVTAGRTEQQIAAELQYALMKKGIMEMSFDTLVQAGEHAANPHGATNETQVKPNELVLFDLGVMYKGYASDASRTIAYGQPTAKQKEIFDVCLEANLTAQAAIKPGMAAEDVDKIARDIITKAGYGEYFIHRLGHGIGQTDHEFPSIMAGNHMPLVEGMCFSVEPGIYIPGVAGVRIEDCGVVTKEGFKPFTHTPKELKVLDLS
- a CDS encoding MerR family transcriptional regulator, with the translated sequence MYSIGAVAKKTGISSYTLRYYDKAGLTPFVKRDKQGRRVFNDDDLDSLALIRCLKQTGMPLEDIRQFISWCAAGDETIDQRLAMFEEQRQAVEAQIHQSLLNLQKVNHKIDVYRQASQAGSEAAVNCDVLPLKQTDALLQEVADYEEQHPLPE
- a CDS encoding YtxH domain-containing protein: MSKKGFLLGVVLGGAAIATAVMKMDDDKKATLKAKAQQGIADFKDRAIDYAFYAADASEDFKAEAGQQYEDAKRKVADFADQYQAAKQETGASFGSSLDQATDSLRSELTKVEDDEANDPDIVIDGGAAYQDAAQATTSAATDATETAEKATDAPASVDTTADDAQPTDDTTPTK
- a CDS encoding DUF948 domain-containing protein, with protein sequence MITHIAGIIAAIAFLLLVCFIGIFLMRITKTMGEVNRSLNNITDDVDALSHETEKIMANANELLKDVNGKVATIDPAFQAMGDLGQSVSDLNSATRELTAKIGKTNEKRSKFSSASKVGKAAFDVYRNRRSKNNSEES